One genomic region from Anabaena sp. PCC 7108 encodes:
- a CDS encoding type II toxin-antitoxin system HigB family toxin — protein MRIIARSTLREYWQKHPDTEQPLKAWFDDASRGHWQSPSEIKEVYANASIVANNRVVFNIKGNNYRLIVHIRYEIGIIFIRFIGTHQEYDKIDATII, from the coding sequence ATGAGAATTATTGCTAGAAGTACCCTAAGAGAATATTGGCAAAAACATCCTGATACAGAACAGCCTTTAAAAGCATGGTTTGATGATGCTTCTCGTGGACATTGGCAAAGTCCATCAGAGATTAAAGAAGTTTATGCTAATGCCAGTATTGTTGCCAATAATCGTGTAGTTTTTAATATTAAAGGTAATAATTATCGTTTAATTGTTCACATCCGTTATGAAATTGGCATTATTTTTATTCGCTTTATTGGTACTCATCAAGAATATGACAAGATAGATGCTACAATCATTTAA
- a CDS encoding DUF433 domain-containing protein — MTLNNLLETQGIIHCDPEIMSGVPVFVGTRVPLQTFFDYLEGEGGLAEFINDFPYLEAQTMKVLENAAKLIIAQERCA; from the coding sequence ATGACCCTAAACAACTTATTAGAAACTCAAGGAATTATTCACTGCGATCCTGAAATTATGAGTGGAGTTCCAGTATTTGTGGGAACTCGTGTTCCTTTACAAACATTTTTTGATTATCTCGAAGGTGAGGGTGGATTAGCTGAGTTTATTAATGATTTTCCCTATCTAGAGGCTCAAACTATGAAAGTCTTGGAAAATGCAGCAAAATTGATAATTGCTCAGGAACGTTGCGCTTAA
- a CDS encoding rhomboid family intramembrane serine protease: MIPISDNIHSWKKPIITYWLIGINIAIFIWELQLDTNGELGYFINSWGIIPAQTHTAITNAIYYNLAAWIVVFWRLLSLPFALFLHISFSQILGNLLFLWVFGKTIETVLGKQGYLLLYVVAGIFTGIVQIFMEPTLVVPIIGANGAIAAILGAYLMKFSQTKIDSILPLIIIFIPVEIPAFFYLFWWFIQQLFYGIGSLNIPGGVNNLGYWGQFAGLFTGAAFMRMVQRR, translated from the coding sequence ATGATTCCTATTAGTGATAACATTCATAGTTGGAAAAAGCCGATTATTACTTATTGGCTGATTGGCATTAATATTGCCATATTTATCTGGGAACTTCAACTAGATACAAATGGTGAATTAGGTTATTTTATTAATAGCTGGGGGATAATTCCAGCGCAGACTCATACAGCAATAACAAATGCAATTTATTATAATTTAGCAGCTTGGATAGTTGTATTTTGGCGGTTACTTTCTCTACCATTTGCATTGTTTTTACATATTAGTTTCAGTCAAATACTCGGTAATCTACTTTTTTTATGGGTGTTTGGTAAAACCATAGAAACAGTATTAGGAAAACAAGGATATTTATTGCTTTATGTAGTTGCTGGTATTTTTACTGGAATAGTGCAAATTTTCATGGAACCAACATTAGTCGTTCCTATAATTGGTGCAAATGGTGCAATTGCAGCTATTTTAGGAGCTTATTTGATGAAATTTTCTCAAACAAAAATAGATTCTATTTTACCTTTAATTATTATATTCATTCCTGTAGAAATACCAGCTTTTTTCTATTTATTTTGGTGGTTTATTCAGCAGTTATTTTATGGAATTGGGAGTTTAAATATTCCAGGTGGTGTGAATAATCTTGGTTATTGGGGACAATTTGCGGGATTATTTACAGGTGCCGCTTTTATGCGAATGGTGCAACGACGTTAA
- a CDS encoding DUF433 domain-containing protein, producing MTEKQEKTVMTAVIVNHIEITPGICGGKPRIAGHRIKVQNIVIWHERMGMSPDEIVYQYPNITLAEVYAALAYYYDHLEEMRKDIEEDEIYAREIKAQNPSLVQQKLKQINC from the coding sequence ATGACTGAAAAACAGGAAAAAACTGTAATGACAGCAGTAATAGTCAATCATATTGAAATTACTCCTGGGATATGTGGTGGAAAGCCTCGCATTGCTGGGCATAGAATTAAAGTACAAAATATTGTTATTTGGCATGAACGAATGGGAATGTCCCCGGATGAAATTGTTTATCAATATCCTAATATCACTTTAGCTGAAGTTTATGCAGCATTAGCTTATTATTACGATCATTTAGAAGAAATGAGGAAAGACATAGAAGAAGATGAAATTTATGCTAGAGAAATCAAAGCGCAAAATCCTTCTTTAGTGCAACAAAAACTTAAGCAAATTAATTGCTAG
- a CDS encoding YcjF family protein, whose product MPLSRIVTLIAGLIIILGLAVWLIDSLSRLYWQISYSPLLGNLLLFLLIVLLGGLVAALIYYVLMLQSGEKKSRYNRRRVTPAQIPAAKSDAASTTLQAVRQQVAQIQDEVTRQALLSRTKEIEANLARGEIQVVVFGTGSAGKTSLVNAIMGRIVGQVDAPMGTTQVGETYCLRLKGLERKILITDTPGILEAGVAGTEREQLARALATEADLLLFVVDNDLRRSEYEPLKGLAEIGKRSLLVLNKTDLYTDDDKETILARLRQRVLGFIASNDVVAIAANPQTAQLETGETFQPEPDIIPLLRRMASVLRAEGEDLVADNILLQSLRLGEEARKLIDSQRRRQADKIVERFQWIGAGVVSVTPLPMVDLLATAAVNAQMVVEIGRVYGCELNMERGRELALSLGKTIAGLGIVKGAIELLSTALQLNVATFVIGRAIQGVTAAYLTRIAGKSFIEYFRHDQDWGDGGMTEVVQQQFQINRRDEFIKVFIQEAIAKVVKPITDSFEDKEENSSDSR is encoded by the coding sequence ATGCCTCTGTCGCGCATAGTCACACTCATTGCTGGTCTGATTATCATTTTGGGGTTGGCCGTCTGGCTGATTGATTCCCTCTCACGGCTTTACTGGCAAATATCCTATTCTCCCCTATTAGGTAATCTGCTGCTGTTCTTGCTGATCGTACTGTTAGGAGGATTGGTTGCTGCGTTGATCTATTATGTGCTGATGCTGCAATCTGGGGAGAAAAAATCCCGCTATAACCGCAGACGAGTTACTCCGGCTCAAATTCCGGCGGCTAAATCGGATGCGGCTTCTACCACTCTCCAAGCAGTGCGCCAACAGGTAGCGCAAATTCAAGATGAAGTTACCCGCCAAGCTTTACTAAGTCGCACTAAGGAAATTGAAGCGAATTTAGCCAGGGGAGAAATTCAAGTGGTGGTGTTTGGGACGGGGAGTGCTGGCAAAACTTCCCTAGTTAATGCGATTATGGGACGGATAGTCGGTCAAGTAGATGCGCCGATGGGGACAACCCAAGTCGGGGAAACCTATTGTTTGCGCCTGAAGGGATTAGAACGCAAGATATTGATTACGGATACGCCAGGGATTTTAGAAGCGGGAGTAGCCGGAACAGAACGGGAACAACTAGCTAGGGCGTTGGCGACGGAAGCAGATTTACTGTTATTTGTGGTAGATAATGATTTAAGGCGTTCTGAATATGAGCCGTTAAAGGGTTTGGCGGAAATTGGTAAGCGATCGCTCTTAGTTCTCAACAAAACTGACTTATATACAGATGACGACAAGGAAACTATCCTCGCTCGATTACGTCAACGGGTGCTAGGATTTATTGCTTCTAATGATGTTGTGGCGATCGCAGCTAATCCCCAAACTGCACAATTGGAAACTGGCGAAACCTTCCAGCCAGAACCTGATATTATCCCGCTTTTACGACGTATGGCCTCTGTTTTACGGGCTGAAGGTGAGGATTTAGTTGCAGATAATATCCTTTTACAATCTCTGCGGTTGGGAGAAGAAGCTCGAAAATTGATTGATTCCCAACGTCGTCGTCAAGCTGATAAAATTGTCGAGCGTTTTCAGTGGATTGGCGCTGGTGTGGTGTCTGTCACTCCCTTACCAATGGTAGACCTATTAGCGACAGCCGCAGTTAATGCCCAAATGGTGGTAGAAATTGGCAGAGTTTACGGTTGTGAATTGAACATGGAACGAGGACGAGAACTAGCCCTATCTTTAGGTAAAACCATTGCTGGGTTAGGAATTGTCAAAGGCGCAATAGAATTACTCTCAACCGCACTACAACTTAATGTTGCCACTTTTGTGATTGGTAGAGCCATTCAAGGTGTGACAGCAGCTTATTTAACACGCATTGCGGGAAAAAGTTTTATTGAGTATTTTCGCCATGATCAAGATTGGGGTGATGGGGGAATGACAGAAGTTGTACAGCAACAGTTTCAGATTAATCGCCGAGATGAGTTTATCAAAGTATTTATCCAAGAAGCGATCGCTAAAGTAGTCAAACCTATCACAGACAGCTTTGAAGATAAAGAAGAAAACAGCAGCGATTCTCGATAA
- a CDS encoding DUF5615 family PIN-like protein — MARKIKFHLDENVSNAIADGLRKRGVDVTTTPEKGLISVPDEAQLEFSLSQGRVIFTQDTDFLKLNQFVTHCGITYCPQQTKSIGQIIQSLILVWELLEPEEMLGRIEYL, encoded by the coding sequence ATTGCTAGAAAAATCAAATTTCATTTAGATGAAAATGTCAGTAATGCTATAGCTGATGGACTTCGTAAAAGGGGAGTTGATGTGACAACTACTCCAGAAAAAGGATTGATTTCTGTACCTGATGAGGCACAGTTAGAATTTTCTTTGTCTCAAGGCAGAGTTATTTTTACTCAAGATACGGATTTTTTGAAATTAAATCAGTTTGTAACTCATTGTGGTATTACTTATTGTCCTCAACAGACTAAATCTATTGGGCAAATTATTCAGAGTTTAATATTAGTTTGGGAGTTGCTTGAACCTGAAGAAATGCTTGGGCGGATTGAATACTTGTAA
- a CDS encoding type II toxin-antitoxin system HigA family antitoxin, with translation MNLKPIKTATDYQQALKEIEQIFEAEPNTPEYEKLDILATLVEVYEQQNYPIDPPSPIAAILYYLESRNQGVDSFIENLKRYGVSEEIINTALNEMTHR, from the coding sequence ATGAATTTGAAACCGATTAAAACTGCAACAGATTATCAACAAGCCTTAAAAGAAATTGAACAAATTTTTGAGGCTGAACCTAATACACCAGAATATGAAAAATTAGATATTTTAGCAACTTTAGTAGAAGTTTATGAACAACAAAATTATCCTATTGATCCTCCGTCTCCCATAGCAGCAATTTTATATTATTTAGAAAGTCGTAATCAAGGGGTTGACTCTTTTATTGAAAATTTAAAACGTTATGGAGTTAGTGAAGAAATAATTAATACTGCTTTAAATGAAATGACTCACAGATGA
- a CDS encoding serine/threonine-protein kinase — MNQQIIGKLLQGRYQIVQSLGAGVFGQTYIAEDVDYPEKPRYVVKQLKVNSYQSTSYFDYLRLRFLTETETLKHLGGHNQIPELITCFEENERFYLVQEYIAGQPLSVELDRNKQMERQWSIPEVMAFIEDALSILEFVHSQGFIHCDVKPENLIRRSSDGKLVLIDFGSIQPVDFSTDAELPISQIPVTSLGYIPPEQFLGQTQPNSDLYALGMIAIQGLTGLTPLQLNIDPATNEIPWCQNNNQTDDYLAVFLSQMIRYNYQERFQSANEALWVFKHIRWENQQEEIITTKSSVSIENSVKTKKDKQRKSDPLLAGMRLGLAINSVVVGLGVYALVNNSLSYSEAGTLSNAIAEYQAGDLEKAISLAKSIPSYSNVYPEAQDTITEWQKEWHNDTENYLVAEEAVNEGKLSEAMRVVPQIPYTSYWRTKREKLIEKTLTNLEEKTHTLLNQAYASAENRDFSAALEYLRQVPPESPAGAIIQNKLAEYSQKKQMRAGYFLHTAYQKALVSDFSSAIKFLEKIPQDTDVYPQAQIKLQEYKTKLKIREKVQNNLKLKKVFPVNQSTTFGQIDSNAKTAYFYSPNSPREINISS, encoded by the coding sequence ATGAATCAGCAAATAATTGGTAAATTATTACAAGGTCGTTACCAAATTGTTCAAAGTCTTGGTGCAGGGGTATTTGGACAAACCTACATCGCTGAAGATGTTGATTACCCAGAAAAACCCAGATATGTCGTCAAACAACTAAAAGTCAACAGCTATCAATCTACTTCCTATTTTGACTATCTGAGACTACGATTTCTGACCGAAACCGAAACTCTCAAGCATTTAGGAGGACATAACCAAATTCCTGAACTTATCACCTGCTTTGAAGAAAATGAACGATTTTACTTAGTACAAGAATATATTGCTGGACAACCTTTGTCAGTTGAATTAGATAGAAATAAACAAATGGAACGTCAGTGGAGTATTCCCGAAGTTATGGCGTTTATAGAAGATGCTTTAAGCATTCTTGAATTTGTTCACTCTCAAGGCTTTATTCACTGTGATGTCAAACCAGAAAACTTAATTAGACGTAGTTCAGATGGTAAATTAGTGTTAATTGACTTTGGATCAATTCAGCCAGTTGACTTTAGTACAGATGCAGAATTACCAATTTCGCAAATTCCCGTCACTTCCTTAGGTTACATCCCACCAGAACAATTTCTTGGACAAACACAACCCAATAGCGATCTTTATGCTTTGGGGATGATTGCTATTCAAGGTTTAACAGGCTTAACACCTTTACAATTAAATATTGATCCTGCTACTAATGAAATACCTTGGTGTCAAAATAATAATCAAACTGATGATTATCTTGCTGTTTTCCTCAGTCAAATGATTCGCTATAATTACCAAGAGCGTTTTCAATCTGCAAACGAAGCCTTATGGGTATTCAAGCACATCAGATGGGAAAATCAACAAGAAGAAATTATTACAACTAAGTCTTCAGTTTCTATAGAGAACTCTGTAAAAACTAAAAAAGATAAACAAAGAAAATCTGACCCATTATTAGCAGGAATGCGACTGGGATTAGCCATTAATTCTGTTGTAGTTGGATTGGGAGTATATGCTTTAGTTAATAACTCCCTCAGCTACTCAGAAGCAGGAACTTTATCTAACGCAATAGCAGAATATCAAGCCGGAGATTTAGAAAAAGCCATTAGTTTAGCTAAATCAATTCCCTCTTATAGCAATGTGTATCCAGAAGCTCAAGATACAATTACAGAATGGCAAAAAGAATGGCACAATGATACAGAAAATTATTTAGTAGCTGAAGAGGCTGTAAATGAAGGTAAATTATCAGAGGCTATGCGTGTTGTTCCTCAGATTCCATACACTTCATACTGGCGTACTAAAAGAGAAAAATTAATTGAGAAAACCCTCACTAATCTAGAGGAAAAAACACACACCTTATTAAACCAAGCCTACGCTAGTGCAGAAAACAGAGATTTCTCCGCCGCTTTAGAATATCTCCGTCAAGTTCCTCCAGAAAGTCCTGCTGGTGCTATTATCCAAAATAAATTAGCTGAATACAGTCAAAAAAAGCAAATGAGAGCAGGATATTTTTTACATACAGCTTATCAGAAAGCCTTGGTAAGTGACTTTTCTAGTGCGATAAAATTCTTAGAAAAAATTCCTCAAGATACTGATGTTTATCCTCAAGCTCAAATCAAATTGCAGGAATATAAGACAAAGCTAAAAATTCGGGAGAAAGTTCAAAATAATCTCAAGCTGAAAAAAGTTTTTCCTGTCAATCAATCAACTACATTTGGACAAATAGACTCAAATGCTAAAACTGCATATTTTTACTCACCCAATTCTCCACGAGAAATAAATATTAGCAGTTAG
- a CDS encoding serine/threonine-protein kinase yields the protein MLGNTLVGRYQIISHLGGGGFGETYVAYDTHLPGSPQCVVKKLKPQATNAATLETARRLFDTEAQVLYKLGTHDCIPQLLAYFEENAEFYLVQEFIIGHDLSQELAPGKILSQDEVVTLLQEILEILDFVHQQKVIHRDVNPRNILRREQDNKLILIDFGAVKEITTQVIAPTGKTTSTIAIGTPGYMPGEQAQGTPKLSSDIYALGIITIQAITGLSPEQIEKDAENNEIMWRNHAIVTPEFAEFLDKMVCYDFRQRYGSATLALKALQELNKLPSSTIALTPAAPSNHIKPHQKKHIFIKLILGIFLLGVSGTASIFIFNKINTKNATELYNQGNILLQLHRYEDALVVYEKAVNIKANYFQGWYGQGKALFELKKYQESLLSYDKAIQIQPDYVEAWAGRGFALASLQRYSEAIAAFDKALKIKNDYSEMWNAKGDAFRNLKQYDNAIKSYNQAIELQPDNYKIWYKKGFTLQTLKQYDDAITAYTKTVELKPDYEAALYNWGNSLVNLNRYEDAFKAYDKVVQYKPNYYQAWFSRGNVLITLRRYPEAIDSFRQVIKYNPDNYLAWYNIGWSLHQTQRYAEAIEAYNKSISLKKNNYHVWYNLGNSQYILQKYTDAIASYDKAVRYQPSHYESWYSRGNALLNLKKYQEAITSYQQAIKYKPDYQQAIDAIKQAQAQLSTEKARSIILPIMRIPN from the coding sequence ATGTTAGGAAACACACTTGTTGGAAGATACCAGATTATCAGCCACTTGGGAGGGGGAGGATTTGGGGAAACTTACGTCGCTTATGATACTCATTTACCTGGTTCACCTCAATGTGTTGTTAAGAAACTCAAGCCTCAAGCGACTAATGCAGCAACGTTGGAAACAGCTAGACGACTATTTGATACAGAAGCACAGGTTTTATACAAATTAGGAACTCATGATTGTATTCCTCAACTTTTAGCTTACTTTGAGGAAAATGCCGAATTTTATCTTGTGCAAGAATTCATTATCGGTCATGATCTTAGTCAAGAGTTAGCACCTGGAAAAATTCTTAGTCAAGATGAAGTGGTGACTTTGTTACAAGAAATTTTAGAAATTTTAGACTTTGTACATCAACAAAAAGTAATTCACCGTGATGTTAATCCACGCAATATCCTCAGACGTGAACAGGATAATAAATTAATTTTAATTGATTTTGGTGCAGTTAAAGAAATAACTACCCAAGTAATTGCTCCCACAGGTAAAACAACATCTACTATCGCTATTGGTACACCTGGTTATATGCCTGGAGAACAAGCACAAGGAACACCAAAATTAAGTAGTGATATATATGCTTTAGGCATAATTACTATTCAAGCAATTACTGGATTATCCCCGGAACAAATAGAAAAAGATGCCGAAAATAATGAAATTATGTGGCGAAATCATGCCATAGTCACCCCAGAATTTGCAGAGTTTTTAGATAAGATGGTTTGTTATGATTTTCGTCAACGTTATGGTTCGGCAACCTTGGCATTAAAAGCACTCCAGGAATTAAATAAATTACCATCTAGTACAATAGCCTTAACTCCTGCTGCTCCAAGTAATCATATCAAGCCACATCAAAAAAAACATATATTTATTAAATTAATATTAGGTATATTTTTACTAGGAGTTAGTGGAACAGCATCAATTTTTATTTTCAATAAAATCAATACTAAGAATGCTACAGAATTATACAATCAAGGAAATATACTTTTGCAGTTACATCGCTACGAAGATGCACTTGTAGTTTATGAGAAAGCAGTTAATATTAAAGCAAATTACTTTCAAGGCTGGTATGGTCAAGGTAAAGCATTATTTGAATTAAAAAAATATCAAGAATCTCTATTATCCTATGATAAAGCCATTCAAATTCAGCCTGATTATGTAGAGGCTTGGGCTGGTAGAGGTTTTGCTTTGGCAAGTTTGCAGCGTTATTCAGAAGCAATTGCTGCTTTTGATAAAGCCTTAAAAATAAAAAATGATTATTCAGAAATGTGGAATGCAAAAGGTGACGCATTTAGAAATTTAAAACAATATGATAACGCAATTAAATCTTATAATCAAGCCATAGAATTACAACCAGATAATTATAAAATCTGGTATAAAAAAGGCTTTACACTACAAACTTTAAAACAGTATGATGATGCTATCACAGCATATACAAAAACGGTAGAATTAAAACCAGATTATGAAGCAGCTTTGTATAATTGGGGAAATTCTCTAGTGAATTTAAATCGCTATGAAGATGCTTTTAAGGCATATGATAAAGTGGTACAGTACAAACCCAATTATTACCAAGCTTGGTTTTCTAGAGGTAATGTTTTAATTACTTTACGAAGATATCCCGAAGCAATTGATTCTTTTAGACAAGTAATTAAATATAATCCTGATAACTATCTAGCTTGGTATAATATCGGTTGGTCACTACATCAAACTCAACGGTATGCAGAAGCAATTGAAGCTTATAATAAATCAATTTCTTTGAAGAAAAATAATTATCATGTGTGGTATAATTTAGGTAATTCACAATATATTTTACAAAAATACACAGATGCAATAGCATCCTATGATAAAGCAGTACGTTATCAACCCAGTCATTATGAAAGTTGGTATAGCCGAGGTAATGCTCTATTAAATTTAAAAAAATATCAGGAAGCGATTACATCTTATCAACAAGCTATTAAATACAAACCTGATTACCAACAAGCAATAGATGCTATCAAACAAGCACAAGCTCAATTATCAACTGAAAAAGCTCGCTCTATAATTTTACCGATTATGCGAATACCTAATTAA
- a CDS encoding DUF937 domain-containing protein, with protein sequence MGLFDQILGAVGNSNQQGGLGSLLGIVNTVQQISNNTGADTSTIQSVLSVVGKQIHSSLQEKQATEGTEAVQNLVNQFAGTSPDSQAVDTLFSPAIQQQVADVAAQRTGLDAGVIQQLLPTLVPLVLSFLQSGGNPMLNKFLDADGDGDVDIADAMKLASRFLGR encoded by the coding sequence ATGGGACTTTTTGATCAAATTCTGGGTGCTGTTGGTAATTCCAATCAACAAGGCGGTTTAGGTTCACTGCTCGGTATTGTTAATACTGTTCAACAGATAAGTAATAACACTGGTGCTGATACCTCCACCATTCAATCAGTTTTATCAGTAGTTGGTAAACAGATACATTCATCTTTACAAGAAAAACAAGCTACAGAGGGAACAGAAGCTGTACAAAATTTGGTGAATCAATTTGCAGGTACTTCTCCAGATTCCCAAGCCGTCGATACACTATTTTCTCCAGCCATTCAACAACAAGTAGCAGATGTTGCAGCCCAGCGCACTGGCTTAGATGCAGGAGTTATTCAACAATTATTACCTACTTTAGTGCCTTTAGTTTTGAGTTTCTTGCAATCTGGAGGAAATCCCATGCTGAATAAATTCCTGGATGCAGACGGTGATGGTGATGTTGATATTGCTGATGCTATGAAGTTGGCGAGTCGTTTTTTAGGTAGATAG
- a CDS encoding DUF5615 family PIN-like protein: protein MIILLDENLLSKKLKQPFLNKGYIIYNVNDMGWRGFNDHQILDLAEKHPFDVFITADKNLPYQQNLTDKTLKVIILNSRSTRPDNLVPLMEKISEIISSLSMDSSIFINDAGEIESVG from the coding sequence ATGATTATATTACTAGATGAAAATCTTTTGAGTAAAAAACTTAAACAACCTTTTTTAAATAAAGGTTATATTATTTATAACGTTAATGATATGGGATGGCGTGGTTTTAACGATCACCAAATTCTTGATTTAGCTGAAAAACATCCTTTTGATGTGTTTATTACAGCCGATAAAAATCTTCCTTATCAGCAAAATTTAACTGATAAAACTTTGAAAGTTATTATTTTAAACTCTCGTAGTACTCGTCCTGATAATTTAGTACCTCTAATGGAAAAAATTAGTGAAATAATCTCATCTTTATCAATGGATTCATCTATATTTATCAATGATGCAGGTGAAATTGAATCGGTTGGTTAA